A single genomic interval of Spinacia oleracea cultivar Varoflay chromosome 6, BTI_SOV_V1, whole genome shotgun sequence harbors:
- the LOC110803422 gene encoding auxin response factor 9, producing the protein MANSMAFGQPNLSPAFRDSAGGGDVLYPELWRACAGPLVEIPRLGERVYYFPQGHMEQLEASTNEELNQRIHMFNLPTKILCRVMNILLLAEKETDEVYAQITLMPEADQTEPRKPDPCQPEPQRPAIRSFSKVLTASDTSTHGGFSVLRKHANECLPPLDMTQQTPTQELAAEDLHGYVWRFKHIFRGQPRRHLLTTGWSHFVTSKRLVAGDSFVFLRGERGELRVGVRRVARQQSSMPSSVISSQSMHLGVLATASHAINTNTFFVVYYKPRMSQFIVGLNKYLESVDNGFKVGMRFKMKFEGEDTPERRFTGTIVGVDDLSPQWNESRWRSLKVQWDEPTSIARPDRVSPWEIEPFGSSSPSEVIDPVVKTKKPRPTIEIPGHASMSVNDSTPWNSSIDFAQGEIEDCKSATAWSIFTGYTTPQSTKQNGDVTENGKKIETTASYRLFGIDLMKTSTPTTIEEESMQELNGTGGCTEENGRSLDSPVDSEQKSDLSKVSQEKKQVLPLASPRDMQTKQGSSTRSRTKVQMQGVAVGRAVDLTTLESYAQLIDELEELFDIKGELQPRAKWEIVFTDDEGDMMLVGDDPWPEFCSMAKKLYICSSQEVKKMSARSKLPASSLEGDGTVLSMESSGN; encoded by the exons ATGGCTAATAGTATGGCATTTGGGCAACCCAATTTGTCACCTGCGTTTCGAGATTcag CTGGTGGAGGTGATGTTCTGTATCCAGAGCTATGGAGGGCGTGTGCAGGTCCACTGGTTGAAATTCCACGTTTAGGAGAGAGAGTCTACTATTTCCCACAAGGTCATATGGAGCAA TTGGAAGCTTCAACAAACGAGGAATTAAATCAGAGAATACACATGTTTAATCTCCCTACTAAGATCTTATGTCGTGTGATGAACATTCTTTTACTG GCTGAAAAAGAAACAGATGAAGTGTATGCACAAATCACTTTAATGCCAGAAGCAGAT CAAACTGAACCGCGTAAACCTGATCCCTGCCAACCCGAGCCACAGAGGCCGGCGATTCGGTCTTTCTCCAAGGTCTTGACTGCATCCGACACTAGCACCCATGGCGGATTCTCGGTTCTTCGAAAACACGCCAATGAATGTCTTCCTCCATTG GACATGACCCAACAAACCCCAACTCAAGAACTGGCTGCAGAAGATCTTCATGGTTATGTGTGGCGTTTTAAGCATATTTTCAGAG GCCAACCTCGTAGGCATTTGTTGACAACTGGATGGAGTCATTTTGTGACTTCAAAGAGATTAGTTGCTGGTGATTCTTTTGTTTTCCTCAG AGGAGAAAGGGGTGAATTACGGGTTGGGGTTCGGCGTGTTGCCCGCCAACAGAGCAGTATGCCCTCCTCTGTGATCTCTAGCCAAAGCATGCACCTTGGAGTACTTGCCACTGCATCCCATGCTATCAATACAAATACCTTCTTCGTGGTCTATTATAAGCCAAG GATGAGCCAGTTCATTGTGGGATTGAACAAATATTTGGAGTCAGTCGACAATGGTTTTAAAGTGGGCATGAGGTTTAAGATGAAATTTGAAGGGGAGGACACTCCAGAGAGAAG GTTCACGGGTACAATTGTTGGCGTTGATGATCTCTCACCCCAGTGGAATGAATCAAGATGGCGATCACTGAAG GTTCAATGGGATGAACCCACATCCATTGCAAGACCAGACAGGGTGTCTCCGTGGGAGATAGAACCTTTTGGGTCGTCTTCTCCATCAGAAGTCATTGATCCTGTTGTTAAGACCAAAAAGCCTCGGCCTACCATTGAAATCCCTGGCCATG CTTCTATGTCAGTTAATGATTCAACTCCATGGAATTCTTCAATTGACTTTGCTCAG GGAGAAATAGAGGATTGTAAAAGTGCAACTGCATGGTCCATTTTCACTGGATACACAACCCCACAGTCCACAAAACAGAATGGTGATGTAACTGAAAATGGGAAGAAAATCGAGACCACTGCAAGTTATCGGCTATTTGGTATTGATCTAATGAAAACTTCTACACCGACAACTATAGAGGAAGAATCTATGCAAGAACTGAATGGGACTGGAGGCTGCACAGAGGAAAACGGGCGTAGCTTAGACTCTCCTGTTGATTCGGAGCAGAAATCAGATCTTTCAAAGGTTTCCCAAGAAAAGAAACAAGTGCTACCATTGGCTTCACCCAGAGATATGCAGACCAAACAGGGTTCCTCTACCAGAAGCCGGACCAAG GTGCAAATGCAAGGTGTTGCAGTTGGCCGGGCTGTTGATTTGACCACATTGGAAAGCTATGCTCAGCTTATTGACGAATTGGAAGAACTATTCGATATCAAGGGAGAACTGCAGCCTAGAGCTAAATGGGAAATCGTGTTCACTGATGATGAAGGCGATATGATGCTTGTAGGCGATGATCCATGGCC TGAATTCTGTAGCATGGCGAAAAAACTCTACATATGTTCAAGCCAAGAAGTAAAGAAAATGAGCGCCAGAAGCAAACTGCCCGCGTCCTCATTAGAAGGTGACGGGACTGTTTTAAGCATGGAATCATCCGGGAATTGA
- the LOC110803430 gene encoding transcription factor bHLH25, with product MMAIIHPFIDNKTSTNIARVKKILLTDRVTGNKSSFYDKEPIPEINAPDISVRFVDDNVLMTILCEIQHGLVTKIVTEITNSHLFITNMNSMPIVGNISQVSFVARMESDFRMSKEDLTSVLHSIFE from the exons ATGATGGCCATCATACACCCATTTATCGATAACAAGACCTCTACGAATATTGCAAGAGTGAAGAAGATATTGCTAACAGATCGAGTAACAG GTAAtaaatcctccttttatgacaAAGAGCCTATTCCAGAGATCAATGCCCCGGATATCAGTGTTCGATTTGTTGATGATAATGTTCTAATGACAATTCTTTGTGAGATACAACATGGTCTTGTTACCAAAATTGTTACCGAGATTACAAATAGTCATCTCTTCATTACCAACATGAATTCTATGCCAATTGTTGGTAATATTTCCCAAGTATCCTTTGTCGCTCGG ATGGAATCAGATTTTAGGATGAGTAAAGAGGATTTGACGAGCGTTCTTCATTCGATTTTCGAGTAG